The Delphinus delphis chromosome 11, mDelDel1.2, whole genome shotgun sequence DNA segment TCGAGGGCCGGAGCCTCAGCACTAGGCTAGGCGCAGGGGCAGCGGAGGATCCCCCCACCGCCGGCCCCCCATGCACACACACCTTTCGCTTTCGTGCTCGCACTCGCACGCACGCTCCTTCGGCGCCCACAGCTTCAAAGGTCGGCGCAAGGATTTTTTCCAATGCAACTTTTTCGAGGATTTCTTTCTAGGGGAAGTGCCCCGGGAGCAAGTCACAAGCTACAGCCATGGTCGCTCCCCCTGAAGGCGGGCGCCGGGGTCTCCGAGAGCGCGGGGAGCGGCGGCGGCGAGTCGCTCCCGCCGGTTCTGCAGCGTTACCGTCGCCCTCGGCGTGGGGCCGGGGAGAGTCTCAGCTCCCTCGCAGACATCTGGTCCGCGGCGCCCCCTTCTGAGCGATGCTCCTGCGCCCTTCGCCGCCTCTCCCCGCCTCCCGCGCTACTGCGCTGccaggcacccccccccccccccccccccgccagacGCGCTCCCCGCGCCGCGCCAAGTCCTTGGAAATTTCCACGGCGGCCCGGGACCGCTAGCCCGCCCCGGGCTTCTCCGCCTCCCCCGCCAGGACCCCTGCTTCCCACCCCTCCCGGAGAAGAAAAGAACTCGCTTTCATCAGTTAATTCAGCGATGCGCCGCAGCCTTCCGCGGCGCCCGGGACTTCGCAGACAAACGCCCGGGGATTGGTGGAAATCAaggtctcccctccctcccccacccgcgAAATTGCCTCCTTCGACCCGTTCAGATGCGCGACGCTCGGCTGGAGAGCGCGCCCCTCTCTCCCGCCCTGGTCCCCCGGAGACAGAGGCAAACaatacaataatgataataacccTCCCCTAAAATGTGTATACACAAATCCCTGAGTGTGGCCGAGACTGGCTGAAAGCCTGACCCTCCGACACGCAGCCGGCGCGCCGGGGCTGTCACCCTGCCGCCGTCACCCTCGGCTCTCTCTAACTGGTTGGTTATTAACCCGCAGTGAGGCGCGAGGAGGCCGGCGGAGATTGATTCCTTCCTgggcccccacccccattccccggTCCCGGAGCCGCGGCTCCAGCGACACCCGTGCGCGCGCGCGCTCGCGggcacacacgcagacacacacggGTACACACGCTCGCGGGCCCGCACGCGCGCGCACGAGGAGGTGCGTGCACACCGGGGTCCTCCGCCTCGCCTCCGCCCTGCAGGGAAA contains these protein-coding regions:
- the LOC138414214 gene encoding WAS/WASL-interacting protein family member 2-like; amino-acid sequence: MQLFRGFLSRGSAPGASHKLQPWSLPLKAGAGVSESAGSGGGESLPPVLQRYRRPRRGAGESLSSLADIWSAAPPSERCSCALRRLSPPPALLRCQAPPPPPPPARRAPRAAPSPWKFPRRPGTASPPRASPPPPPGPLLPTPPGEEKNSLSSVNSAMRRSLPRRPGLRRQTPGDWWKSRSPLPPPPAKLPPSTRSDARRSAGERAPLSRPGPPETEANNTIMIITLP